CTTCGATGGCTTTATCGCCCTCGGCCATCAGGGCGCGAATCGCGGTCGGAGCGGTGTAGAGCAGAGTCACTTTATGTTTATCGACCACTTCTGCCATGCGGCTCGGTTTCGGCCAGTTCGGCACGCCTTCGAACATCAGCGTGGTGGCACCGCAGGCCAGTGGGCCATAAATCAGGTAGCTGTGTCCGGTAACCCAGCCGACATCGGCGGTACACCAGTAAACATCTTCAGGATGATAATCAAATACATACTTAAAGGTGGTCGCGGCATACACCAGATAACCGCCGGTGGTATGCAGCACGCCTTTCGGCTTGCCGGTGGAGCCGGAGGTGTACAGAATAAACAGCGGGTCTTCCGCATTCATCGCCACCGGTTGATGTTGATCGGCGGCATCAGCCATCAAATCATGCCACCACAGGTCGCGTCCTTCACGCCAGCCGGTATCTTTACCGGTGCGTTTAAATACCACCACGTTTTTCACACTGGTGACATTCGGGTTGTTCAGCGCGTCATCGACGTTTTTCTTCAGCGGGATGCCGCGTCCGGCGCGGATGCCTTCATCTGCGGTAATCACCAGTTTGGCGTTCGAGTCGATGATGCGTCCAGCGACGGCTTCGGGTGAGAAACCGCCAAAAATCACGGAATGCACCGCACCAATGCGCGCACAGGCCAGCATGGCTATCGCTGCTTCCGGCACCATCGGCATATAAATGGCGACCACATCGCCTTTCTTCACGCCGAGGCTGCCGAGTACATTGGCGAAGCGACACACGTCAGCATGCAACTGACGGAACGTCAGGGTTTTGCTCTCGTTGGCGTCATCGCCCTCCCAGATGATGGCAGGATGGTCGCCACGGCTTGCCAGATGGCGATCAAGGCAGTTGGCCGCGAGATTGAGCGTGCCATCTTCATACCAACGAATGGCGACATTCCCCGGGGCAAAGGAAGTGTTCTTCACTTTGCTATAAGGGGTAATCCAGTCGAGAATTTTGCCTTGCTCGCCCCAAAAGGTTTCGGGATCGTCAACCGACTGTTGATACATCGCTGCATATT
The DNA window shown above is from Pantoea sp. At-9b and carries:
- the acs gene encoding acetate--CoA ligase, with translation MSQIHKHPVPAAIAENALINAEQYAAMYQQSVDDPETFWGEQGKILDWITPYSKVKNTSFAPGNVAIRWYEDGTLNLAANCLDRHLASRGDHPAIIWEGDDANESKTLTFRQLHADVCRFANVLGSLGVKKGDVVAIYMPMVPEAAIAMLACARIGAVHSVIFGGFSPEAVAGRIIDSNAKLVITADEGIRAGRGIPLKKNVDDALNNPNVTSVKNVVVFKRTGKDTGWREGRDLWWHDLMADAADQHQPVAMNAEDPLFILYTSGSTGKPKGVLHTTGGYLVYAATTFKYVFDYHPEDVYWCTADVGWVTGHSYLIYGPLACGATTLMFEGVPNWPKPSRMAEVVDKHKVTLLYTAPTAIRALMAEGDKAIEGTDRSSLRIMGSVGEPINPEAWEWYYNKIGDGRCPIVDTWWQTETGGFMITPLPGAIELKAGSATKPFFGVQPALVDNEGNTLEGATEGNLVIVDSWPGQARTLFGDHDRFEQTYFSTFKNRYFSGDGARRDEDGYYWITGRVDDVLNVSGHRLGTAEIESALVSHPKIAEAAVVGIPHSIKGQAIYAYITLNHGEEPSPELYTEVRNWVRKEIGPIATPDVLHWTDSLPKTRSGKIMRRILRKIATGDTSNLGDTSTLADPGVVEKLLEEKQSIKMP